GCGCACCGAAACTTCCGCGTCGCGCTCATCATCTCGGGCGTGCGGTGCCTCATTACCTACCTGCTGATCCCGATCCTCGTCCCAATTCTTGGCGTCGCAGGCGTGCTCGCCGCGCCGATCGGGATCGCGCTGTGCGTCGTCGCTGCGGTCAATGGCGTCGTCAGCGTTCGCCGCTTCTGGATCAGCGACCACCGCGGCAAGTGGATGTATACCTGGTTCATCGTGATCGTGTTCGTCATCCTCACGATCGCGATGGTCTCCGATATTACACGGATTGTGAGCCCCGCATGACCCCCAACGACAGCATTCAGCATGAGGCGGCACACGTCGCCGAGACCGTCGCGGCCGACGCCACGCAGCCCGCCGCCGAACTCGTCGACGACAACCCCGAGCAGGTGCCCGCGAAGGCGTGGGTCACCATGGGGCTCTTCGCGGTGTTTGTGATCGCGTTCGGCACCTGCGCCTCGACCTTTATGTTCAACTAGACCGGGCCGGCGGCGCCGCCGGAGGGCTGCGCCGCGTCGGATGCCGTATTACTGCGCGCCGCGTCCTCGGCAGCGTCCGCGCGCCGATGCGCCGCCCGGAGCCCGAAGCCGAACGCGAGCGCAACGAAGAACATCAGCACGCCGTAGACCGCGGCCGGCAGTGACAGTTCGATGTTGCCGAGCACGGTCTGCGCGATGACGATCGCGAGGGTCGCGTTGTGGATGCCGATCTCAAACGAGCTCGCGATCGCCTGAGTGCGCCCGACTTTGAAGAACCTCGGCACGAAGAACCCGACGCTCAGGCTGAGCAGGCAGAAGAGCACCGTGATGAGCGCGAGCTGGCCGAGGTTTTCGAGGAGCATGTCGAGGTTTGAGACGATCGCGCCGGTGATCACCACGATAAGGATCACGACCGAGGCGACCCGAACAGGCTTGTCCATGCTGTCGGCGAAGGCCGGCCACTGCCAGCGCACAAACATGCCGAGCGCCACGGGGAGCAGCACGATCGCGAATACCTCGATGGTCTTCGAGAGCTGCAGCCCGAGGGTGTCACCTCCAGGCATGAAGTAGGCGATCGCCAGGTTCGTGATGAGTGGCAGCGTGAACACTGCGATGACCGAGTTGAGTGCGGTGAGCGAGATGTTCAGTGCGACGTCGCCGCGGAACAGGTGACTGTAGAGGTTCGCGGTTGATCCGCCTGGAGACGCCGCGAGCATCATCATGCCTACGGCAAGCACAGGCGGGAGGTTGAACGCGAGCACGAGGCCAAAACAGAGTGCCGGGAGAATGAGCAGCTGGCACACGAGCGCTATGAACACCGCCCGCGGGTGCTTCGCGATCCGGGTGAAGTCCCCGACCCGAAGGCTCAGGCCAAGCCCGAGCATGATAATGCCGAGGGCGACGGGTAATCCGATGGTGGTCAACGCTGATCCCATGGTCACAGTATGGATGATGCGGCGCCAAAAGTCCCGCATCGGCGGAGCACAGCGCTTCGCGTGAAAGCGCTGTGCTCGCCGGCTCCGCACCGCGGGTCGCCCGCGAGGGGGGCTGTCCCGCCAGCGGGCCCACCCGCTACGTGGCCGCAGGGCCGAGCTTCAGCTCCGGCCACGCCGCGACGTCGCGCAGCAGTTGCCTGTCGTGCGACGACATGACCACCGCAGCCTCTGTCGCTCCGAGCGCCTCAGTGAGCTCGTCCACGAGAGCGATCGAGAGGTGGTTCGTCGGCTCGTCGAGCAGCAAGACGTTCGGCCGTGCCGCGATGACGAGCGCGAGGTCGAGGCGCCGCTGTTGCCCCATTGACAGCTCACAGACTCGCTTCCCAGCCTCCGCTGGCCGCAACAGTCCCAACTGTGAGAGTCCGATCGCCTCGTGCTCACGCAGTCTGCCCCTGGCGACGAGCCTGCTCACGACCTCCGCGAACACGTCGGCTGCCCGCCGCTCGCCAGGCGCCTTCGATTCCTGCCTGAGCCACCCGATCCTTGCCTCGCTGTGCACCTGCACCCGCCCAGAATCTGGCGAGAGCTCGCCCGCGGCGACGGCGAGCAACGTCGACTTCCCGGCGCCATTCGGCCCGGTCACGACGAGCCTGTCACCCCTGCCAAGCCTGAGCGACACTGGGCCCCTGAGGCGCTCAGCGACCTCGACGCCTGAGACAGCCAGCAGTTCGACGCCTGCTGGCGCCGCGAGGTCGGGGAATCCGAGGCGCTGGGGAGGCGGCGGGAGCGTGACCGCGTGCGCCTCAAGTGCCTCTTGTCGTCGGTGCACGTTCTGCACGAGCCCGCCCGCGCGGGTCGCCCTTGCGTGCTTCCCGGTACCCTTGTCCGGGCGCCAGCCGGATACGAGCCGGTTCTGCGCGCTCGAGAGGCTCTCCTGTAGCCTCGTGGCCTCCGAGCGCTGCAGTTCGTAGGCCTGCTCCCAGCGCGCACGTTCGGCGATCCTGCCCTCGCGATACCCGGCGTAGCCCCCGCCGTAGACTCGCGGCTGATCGTCTGGCGTGGGGTCAAGGTCAACGATAGTTTCGGCCGCGTCGGCGAGGAGCGCGCGGTCGTGGCTGACGAACACGACCCCGCCTGCGCGCTGCCCAATCTGGGCGGTCAGAAATTCGAGGCCGGCGCGGTCGAGGTGGTTGGTCGGCTCGTCGAGCAGGAGGAAGTCGTGGTCAGCGCCAAGCAGGCAGGCGAGTCGCACGCGGTAGCGTTGCCCGACCGACAGCCTGTCGAGCGGAGCGTGCGTGTCGGTCTCGGCGCCGAGCGCTTCGAGGGCGATGGTCACCCGCCGCTCCGCGTCCCAGGCGTCGAGGGCCTGGGCGACCTCGAGCGCCTCAGCGTACGCTGCCTCGGCTGCAGCGGGCGTTCCGCCTGTCTCGCCCGCTCCCGCGAGCGCCGTGGCCGCGGCGTCGAGGGCGTCGAGGGCCTGCAGCGGTCTTGCAATTGCCTGTGCGACGGCGTCGCCGACGGTGGTTCCCGGCGCAGCCGTCATCTCCTGCTCGGCGATGCCAAGCGTTCCGATTCGCCGCACCGCGCCCTCGTCTGGGTGAATCGTGCCGGCGAGCGCGTGGAGCAGCGTCGTCTTGCCGCGGCCGTTCTCCCCGACGATCCCGATGCGCGACGTCGGGGAGACCGTCAGATCAACGCCGGTGAGCACGCGGTTCGCGCCGCGCAGCACGGTGACTCCGGTCGCGGTGATCTGGGCGCGATGGCGCGCCGGAATAGAGCTGGTGTGGGTGTGCATTGTGTTCCTTCAACTGGCGCACGGCAGCGTTGCTGCGGGGTGCGCAAATAACGGTGACCCTGGGGTCAGAGCTGTGCTCGCCGCACTCGGATGGCTCGACGAGGGGCGGGCGCAGCGGCCGTTACATGAAGAAGTGGTGATGCATGGCTCCAGGGTACAGGACGGCCCGCGACGCGCAAGTGGCGTGCGGGCCGATCCCGAGCGTCCGGGCGTTAGCTCAGCGCGTCGACCACTGCCGCCCGACGCTGCGGGACGGTCACCGACTTGGTGTTGAAGACGCGGGTCGCCCGCCCGTCATTGAACGCCGGCCAGCCGGGGTCTCCGTCGCGGATGAAGGCCACCCACGCGGCGTGCATCTCGGCTCCGAGCGCGGCTGGGGCGCCGTCGCCGTTCAGCCGGATCGCGTCTTCGTCGTCGAGGAGGTCGAAGGCGAACGCGATGTCGAGGGCGTGCGCCGCGCGAAGGTCGCGTACCGGGCTCTCCCAGGCGAACTCGTAGACGAAGGTGGCCGCACTGCGGGCCTTCGCGAGCCGCGTCGCGGGCGCACGGAGCAGCCTGTCGGTCACGATCTGGCCGAGCTGCTCGCCTGGGGACGCGGTCGGATACGCCTCTCGCACCGCGCGCGCGGCAGCCCGGGGGACGCGCATGGCGAGCCGGGCGAGCCACGCCTTTGCCGCGCTGATACCTGAGACTGCATCGGGGGTGAGCCAGAGCCGGTACTCGTCGGTGTTCGTGCCGATGAGAATTGGAATATCGACGTCAGTGAGTGCCTCGTGTGGCGAAGCCGGAAGCGACTCGGGGTCAATCGCAAGCGTGTAGCCGGGGGTGCCGCCAAGTGGGGAACCGCCCGCGGCGATCTCGCTCCGGGCGCGCAGCAGCTCCGCCGGGTCGACGGAGGCGAAGCCTGCCCGCGTCGCCGGGATTCCGAGGCGCTTCGCGATGGCGTCTGAGGCGCGGCGTGCCTTCTCGCGGGTGACGGCCTCGAGCGGGCCTGACTGGATGATCGCGCCGGCGACCTGTGCACGCGCTGCAGGCTGGGCGAGGAGCGCCGCGACGAGAGCCCCGCCTGCGGACTCGCCCATGATGGTGATGCGGGCCGGGTCGCCACCGAACGCGGCCGCCTCACGATGTGCCCAGTCGAGCGCGAGCTGCGCGTCACGCAGCCCGAGGTTCAGCGGCGAGCCGTCGAGTACGCTGAAGCCCTCGGCGCCGAGCCGATAGTTTGCCGAGATGAAGACGATCCCGTCGCGCGCGAACGTGCTTCCGTCGTACCCGCTTTGGGCCGCGGCTCCGCGCTCGAGCGCGCCGCCGTGGAGCCACAGCACGACGGGCGCGTCCGCCGCACCCTCGGGTGCCCACACGTTGGCTGTCAGGATCTCGGTGCCCTCGATGGCGGGCACCTTGATGAGCTCGCCGAGATCGCCCCGGTATGGCGACTGTGGTGCGGTCGGCCCGAACTCGACAGCCGCGAGCGGCTCGCTCCAGGTTTCGGGCGGCTCGGGGGCTTCAAACCGCATGTCGCCGAACGGCGCCTGAGCGTAGGGGATTCCGAGGAACCTGCGGATTCCGTCTTGCGTGCTCCCGCGCACCTCGCCGAGCGTGGTAGCCGCTGCGGTGTGGGCGCTGTGTTGTGCGTGGGCGTCTCCCATGAAGCCTCCTCCGTTGGCTCCAGAGTATTGGGTGCGTGGGCGTTCAGGCTAGCGCCCCGTGCGCGCACAACTGCAC
Above is a window of Leucobacter aridicollis DNA encoding:
- a CDS encoding bile acid:sodium symporter family protein, producing MGSALTTIGLPVALGIIMLGLGLSLRVGDFTRIAKHPRAVFIALVCQLLILPALCFGLVLAFNLPPVLAVGMMMLAASPGGSTANLYSHLFRGDVALNISLTALNSVIAVFTLPLITNLAIAYFMPGGDTLGLQLSKTIEVFAIVLLPVALGMFVRWQWPAFADSMDKPVRVASVVILIVVITGAIVSNLDMLLENLGQLALITVLFCLLSLSVGFFVPRFFKVGRTQAIASSFEIGIHNATLAIVIAQTVLGNIELSLPAAVYGVLMFFVALAFGFGLRAAHRRADAAEDAARSNTASDAAQPSGGAAGPV
- a CDS encoding ABC-F family ATP-binding cassette domain-containing protein, encoding MHTHTSSIPARHRAQITATGVTVLRGANRVLTGVDLTVSPTSRIGIVGENGRGKTTLLHALAGTIHPDEGAVRRIGTLGIAEQEMTAAPGTTVGDAVAQAIARPLQALDALDAAATALAGAGETGGTPAAAEAAYAEALEVAQALDAWDAERRVTIALEALGAETDTHAPLDRLSVGQRYRVRLACLLGADHDFLLLDEPTNHLDRAGLEFLTAQIGQRAGGVVFVSHDRALLADAAETIVDLDPTPDDQPRVYGGGYAGYREGRIAERARWEQAYELQRSEATRLQESLSSAQNRLVSGWRPDKGTGKHARATRAGGLVQNVHRRQEALEAHAVTLPPPPQRLGFPDLAAPAGVELLAVSGVEVAERLRGPVSLRLGRGDRLVVTGPNGAGKSTLLAVAAGELSPDSGRVQVHSEARIGWLRQESKAPGERRAADVFAEVVSRLVARGRLREHEAIGLSQLGLLRPAEAGKRVCELSMGQQRRLDLALVIAARPNVLLLDEPTNHLSIALVDELTEALGATEAAVVMSSHDRQLLRDVAAWPELKLGPAAT
- a CDS encoding carboxylesterase/lipase family protein translates to MGDAHAQHSAHTAAATTLGEVRGSTQDGIRRFLGIPYAQAPFGDMRFEAPEPPETWSEPLAAVEFGPTAPQSPYRGDLGELIKVPAIEGTEILTANVWAPEGAADAPVVLWLHGGALERGAAAQSGYDGSTFARDGIVFISANYRLGAEGFSVLDGSPLNLGLRDAQLALDWAHREAAAFGGDPARITIMGESAGGALVAALLAQPAARAQVAGAIIQSGPLEAVTREKARRASDAIAKRLGIPATRAGFASVDPAELLRARSEIAAGGSPLGGTPGYTLAIDPESLPASPHEALTDVDIPILIGTNTDEYRLWLTPDAVSGISAAKAWLARLAMRVPRAAARAVREAYPTASPGEQLGQIVTDRLLRAPATRLAKARSAATFVYEFAWESPVRDLRAAHALDIAFAFDLLDDEDAIRLNGDGAPAALGAEMHAAWVAFIRDGDPGWPAFNDGRATRVFNTKSVTVPQRRAAVVDALS